One genomic window of Desulfotignum phosphitoxidans DSM 13687 includes the following:
- a CDS encoding ferredoxin encodes MKVIITDQCMGDRNCNELCPEVFKYDEDQLKSTIRVDPIPDHLKDKVRQAAAECGAEAIIIEE; translated from the coding sequence ATGAAAGTGATCATTACTGATCAGTGTATGGGTGACAGAAACTGCAATGAACTGTGTCCGGAAGTGTTCAAATATGATGAAGATCAACTGAAATCCACTATTCGGGTTGATCCCATTCCGGATCATCTCAAGGACAAGGTCCGCCAGGCTGCTGCCGAATGCGGTGCTGAAGCCATCATTATCGAGGAATAA
- a CDS encoding NAD(P)/FAD-dependent oxidoreductase — protein MKKHLVLVGGGHAHMVTLANIRRFVEKKYRVTVIGPSEFHYYSGMGPGMLGGTYSPDQIRFATRKTVENQGGEFVTDRVTHIMPRDRQVMTRSGARINYDVVSFNAGSHIPLPGTDTPEQDRPANLYPVKPIEQLMDASAALKTLFAQKKVSVNVVGGGPSSAEVAGNVWQLAGNRGAHMPEIRILCGSRFMGRFGEKIRSRIKQILEKRKIVIQENARVKTVTASEIILESGQGFATDFTFMASGVVPTPMFEESGLAMGPDKGLLVNQYLQSVTDPQIFGGGDCIHFQPQPLDKVGVYAVRQNPVLLHNLMAALDGEPFNPFDPGPDYLLVFNLGGRQGVLKKKNIVFSGRLAFTIKDYIDTKFMKRFQAAETGQ, from the coding sequence ATGAAAAAACATCTGGTGCTGGTGGGCGGCGGCCATGCCCACATGGTCACCCTGGCCAATATCCGGCGGTTTGTTGAAAAAAAATACCGGGTCACGGTGATCGGCCCGTCCGAATTTCATTATTATTCGGGCATGGGGCCGGGCATGCTCGGAGGGACCTATTCACCGGACCAAATCCGGTTTGCCACCCGTAAAACCGTGGAAAATCAGGGGGGTGAATTTGTCACAGACCGGGTGACACACATCATGCCCCGGGACCGGCAGGTGATGACCCGGTCCGGGGCACGGATCAATTATGATGTGGTCTCATTCAATGCCGGATCCCATATTCCGCTGCCGGGAACAGACACACCTGAACAAGACCGGCCGGCCAATCTGTATCCGGTCAAACCCATTGAACAGCTGATGGATGCCTCGGCAGCCCTGAAAACCCTGTTTGCCCAAAAAAAAGTGAGCGTGAATGTGGTGGGCGGGGGACCGTCTTCAGCGGAAGTGGCCGGCAATGTGTGGCAGCTGGCCGGAAACAGGGGGGCGCACATGCCTGAAATCCGGATTTTATGCGGCTCCCGGTTCATGGGCCGGTTTGGAGAAAAGATCCGGTCCCGGATAAAACAGATTCTGGAAAAACGAAAGATCGTGATTCAGGAAAATGCCCGGGTCAAAACAGTGACCGCATCAGAGATCATCCTGGAATCCGGGCAGGGATTTGCCACGGATTTTACCTTTATGGCTTCCGGCGTGGTTCCCACCCCGATGTTTGAGGAATCCGGCCTGGCAATGGGTCCGGACAAAGGACTGCTGGTCAATCAGTATCTTCAAAGTGTGACAGACCCACAGATTTTCGGGGGCGGCGACTGCATTCATTTTCAGCCGCAGCCGCTGGACAAGGTAGGCGTGTATGCGGTCCGGCAGAATCCGGTGCTGCTGCACAACCTGATGGCAGCCCTGGACGGGGAGCCATTCAATCCCTTTGATCCCGGACCCGATTATCTGCTGGTGTTCAACCTGGGCGGAAGGCAAGGCGTGCTCAAGAAAAAAAATATCGTATTCAGCGGCAGGCTTGCCTTTACAATCAAAGATTATATTGATACAAAATTTATGAAACGATTCCAGGCGGCGGAAACCGGACAATAA
- a CDS encoding DVU0772 family protein — translation MRLGDIKKNYNLLNSVDWDMTPEEAIALHLEWGPLRSQSYYNSRDNDNETVYFVINTWKNPPILTLVRRKGFDSEELGNFSLPKPLEAEFLQGIGKYKGVYAVEGKVRDWLKKELDV, via the coding sequence ATGAGACTTGGCGATATAAAGAAAAATTACAATCTGCTGAATTCAGTGGACTGGGACATGACACCGGAAGAAGCGATTGCATTGCATCTGGAATGGGGTCCGTTGAGATCCCAATCCTATTACAATTCCAGAGACAATGACAATGAGACTGTTTATTTTGTGATCAACACCTGGAAAAATCCGCCGATCCTCACGCTGGTGCGGAGAAAAGGGTTTGATTCCGAAGAACTGGGTAATTTTTCGCTGCCCAAGCCGCTGGAAGCAGAATTTTTACAAGGCATCGGCAAATACAAAGGCGTATATGCCGTGGAGGGAAAAGTGCGAGACTGGCTGAAAAAGGAACTTGACGTTTAA
- the rbr gene encoding rubrerythrin has protein sequence MGKFRKSRTAVNLHTSFAAEAQARTRYNFFANKAKDDGYVQIGKLFDETAAQEFEHALRFFKFFNGGELTINWHFPAGVIEDTRSNLLSSAELENYVGNDMYAKFAEIAREEGFARAADTFDAIIVAENHHEKLFRHLAENIASNRIFQDKAPIQWRCLSCGYIHTGEKAPDKCPACVRPTGWFERLCENY, from the coding sequence ATGGGAAAATTCCGGAAAAGCAGGACTGCGGTGAACCTGCACACCTCTTTTGCCGCAGAGGCCCAGGCCAGAACTCGGTATAATTTTTTTGCCAACAAGGCCAAAGATGACGGGTATGTTCAGATCGGCAAACTGTTCGATGAAACCGCGGCCCAGGAATTTGAACATGCGCTGCGGTTTTTCAAGTTTTTCAACGGCGGCGAGTTGACCATCAACTGGCATTTTCCCGCCGGCGTGATTGAAGATACCCGATCCAATCTGCTCTCATCTGCAGAGCTGGAAAATTACGTGGGCAACGACATGTATGCCAAATTTGCAGAAATCGCCCGGGAAGAAGGATTTGCCCGGGCAGCGGATACGTTTGATGCCATTATTGTGGCGGAAAACCATCATGAAAAACTGTTTCGGCACCTGGCTGAAAATATCGCATCCAACCGGATTTTTCAGGATAAGGCCCCGATTCAATGGCGTTGCTTAAGCTGCGGATACATCCATACCGGAGAAAAGGCACCGGATAAATGTCCGGCCTGTGTGCGGCCAACGGGCTGGTTTGAACGGTTGTGTGAAAATTATTGA
- the proC gene encoding pyrroline-5-carboxylate reductase has product MLQKKRIGFIGSGNMGEALVSGLVLSKATQPENIFCADIDPELLAAIKDKYHVNVTQSNLEVIQQSDIVVYATKPQILGMVLKETAPALDESKLIISIAAGVPLAAIAIGLQKKLRMIRAMPNICAFVKESATAIAAGEYVLENDVAEARAIFNSVGKTVFIHENVLMDAFTGLSGSGPAYIFTIVDAMADAGVKMGLSRKDALFLSSQTVLGSARMLLESKEHPGQLKDRVASPGGTAIAGIHTLEQGGLRTTLINAVESATKRSRELGELMVKDFIKINENESNGK; this is encoded by the coding sequence ATGCTGCAGAAAAAGAGAATCGGATTCATCGGCAGCGGCAACATGGGAGAAGCGCTGGTTTCCGGCCTGGTTCTCTCCAAAGCGACTCAACCTGAAAACATCTTCTGCGCGGACATCGACCCGGAACTGCTGGCCGCCATCAAAGACAAATACCATGTCAATGTGACCCAGAGCAACCTGGAAGTGATCCAGCAGTCTGATATTGTTGTCTACGCGACCAAACCCCAGATTCTCGGGATGGTGCTCAAGGAAACGGCCCCGGCCCTGGATGAATCCAAACTGATCATCTCCATTGCTGCGGGGGTTCCTCTGGCAGCCATTGCCATCGGTCTGCAAAAAAAGCTGCGGATGATCCGGGCCATGCCCAATATCTGCGCGTTTGTCAAAGAAAGCGCCACTGCCATCGCCGCAGGTGAGTATGTGCTGGAAAATGATGTGGCTGAAGCCCGGGCCATTTTCAATTCCGTGGGCAAAACCGTGTTCATCCATGAAAATGTGCTCATGGATGCCTTTACCGGCTTGAGCGGCAGCGGGCCTGCCTATATTTTCACCATTGTGGACGCCATGGCGGATGCCGGTGTAAAAATGGGACTGTCCCGAAAGGACGCCCTGTTTCTGTCCTCCCAGACCGTGCTGGGTTCGGCCCGCATGCTTCTGGAATCCAAAGAACATCCCGGCCAGCTCAAAGACCGGGTGGCATCCCCGGGCGGCACCGCCATTGCAGGGATTCACACCCTGGAACAGGGCGGTCTTCGCACCACTTTGATCAACGCGGTGGAGTCAGCCACCAAACGGTCCAGAGAACTGGGTGAGTTGATGGTCAAGGATTTCATAAAAATCAATGAGAACGAATCAAACGGCAAATAA